A region of Drosophila suzukii chromosome 2L, CBGP_Dsuzu_IsoJpt1.0, whole genome shotgun sequence DNA encodes the following proteins:
- the LOC108021287 gene encoding MAPK regulated corepressor interacting protein 2 isoform X1, whose product MDRNNGRYPYNIRRQNSGHNPSHSYHHHHNNNSVAGASSSPGYNNHSAGSSPSVGAHNNSNALYATAAGQQQQQPQSLPISQHDELIRYIREAWNKVYEQSPAVLYCNESDNQLKNFKPFDLEEYWGQRLVQNIHVTTTQAGGHQ is encoded by the exons ATGGATCGCAATAACGG ACGCTACCCCTACAACATAAGACGCCAGAATAGCGGGCACAATCCGTCGCACAGCTACCATCATCACCACAACAACAATTCGGTGGCGGGGGCGTCCAGTTCTCCGGGATACAACAATCACAGCGCCGGTAGTTCTCCGTCCGTCGGGGCACACAACAACAGCAATGCCCTATATGCGACAGCCGCcgggcaacagcaacaacaaccacagaGCCTTCCAATCTCGCAGCACGACGAGTTGATCCGATACATCCGGGAAGCATGGAATAAG GTCTACGAACAGAGCCCAGCTGTGCTCTACTGCAACGAATCTGACAATCAGCTGAAAAACTTCAAGCCATTCGATCTGGAGGAGTACTGGGGCCAGCGCCTGGTGCAGAACATTCACGTGACCACCACGCAGGCTGGCGGACACCAGTAG
- the LOC108021287 gene encoding uncharacterized protein isoform X2, with amino-acid sequence MDRNNGRYPYNIRRQNSGHNPSHSYHHHHNNNSVAGASSSPGYNNHSAGSSPSVGAHNNSNALYATAAGQQQQQPQSLPISQHDELIRYIREAWNKGP; translated from the exons ATGGATCGCAATAACGG ACGCTACCCCTACAACATAAGACGCCAGAATAGCGGGCACAATCCGTCGCACAGCTACCATCATCACCACAACAACAATTCGGTGGCGGGGGCGTCCAGTTCTCCGGGATACAACAATCACAGCGCCGGTAGTTCTCCGTCCGTCGGGGCACACAACAACAGCAATGCCCTATATGCGACAGCCGCcgggcaacagcaacaacaaccacagaGCCTTCCAATCTCGCAGCACGACGAGTTGATCCGATACATCCGGGAAGCATGGAATAAG GGACCGTAG